Proteins from a genomic interval of Phycisphaeraceae bacterium:
- a CDS encoding ribosomal protein L7/L12: protein MGLFSNSGGHASAAQLARIERKLDALLDFLQVEMPVDGMEDIRAMAAAGNKIGAIKAYRERTGVGLAEAKEAVERGCERPG from the coding sequence ATGGGACTCTTTTCCAACTCGGGTGGGCATGCGAGTGCTGCCCAGCTCGCGCGGATCGAGCGGAAACTGGATGCGTTGCTGGATTTTCTCCAGGTGGAGATGCCGGTGGACGGGATGGAGGACATCCGCGCGATGGCCGCGGCCGGGAACAAGATCGGCGCGATCAAGGCGTACCGGGAGCGCACGGGCGTCGGGCTGGCGGAGGCGAAGGAGGCGGTCGAGCGGGGGTGTGAGCGGCCTGGCTAG
- a CDS encoding NAD(P)-dependent alcohol dehydrogenase, giving the protein MKSIDAWVATNAKEPLVHQKIDLGPLAPEDVEVAVDHCGLCHSDLSVRNNEWGISQFPAVLGHEVIGRITAVGSAAKGLQVGQRVGVGWNSGSCMHCRQCMSGDQHLCLQAQPTIIGHRGGFASHVRSHWAWAIPLPDQLDFAEAGPLLCGGITVFNPIAMFAKPTSRVGIVGIGGLGHMGLKFAAAYGCDVTAFTSSESKFDEARGFGANHVVSSRDSAAIKKLAGAFDLLVVTVNVPLDWDALIASLAPRGRLHVVGAVLEPIPVAAFPIIMGQKSVSGSPTGSPVAMETMLDFAARHSITPQTEHMPMSRINEAFERLQAGKARYRIVLDADF; this is encoded by the coding sequence GCCACCAACGCCAAAGAGCCGCTCGTCCACCAGAAGATCGACCTCGGCCCCCTCGCCCCCGAGGACGTCGAAGTCGCCGTCGACCACTGCGGCCTCTGCCACTCCGATCTCTCCGTCCGCAACAACGAGTGGGGCATCTCCCAGTTCCCGGCCGTCCTCGGCCACGAGGTCATCGGCCGCATCACCGCCGTCGGCTCCGCCGCCAAGGGCCTCCAGGTCGGCCAGCGCGTCGGCGTCGGATGGAACTCGGGCAGTTGCATGCACTGCCGCCAGTGCATGTCGGGCGACCAGCACCTCTGCCTCCAGGCCCAGCCCACCATCATCGGGCACCGCGGCGGGTTCGCCAGCCACGTCCGCTCCCACTGGGCCTGGGCCATCCCGCTCCCCGATCAACTCGATTTCGCCGAGGCCGGCCCCCTGCTCTGCGGCGGCATCACCGTCTTCAACCCCATCGCGATGTTCGCCAAGCCCACCAGCCGCGTCGGCATCGTCGGCATCGGCGGTCTCGGCCACATGGGTCTGAAGTTCGCCGCCGCCTACGGCTGCGACGTCACCGCCTTCACCTCCAGCGAAAGCAAGTTCGACGAGGCCCGCGGCTTCGGCGCCAACCACGTCGTCTCCAGCCGCGACTCCGCCGCGATCAAGAAACTCGCCGGCGCCTTCGACCTGCTCGTCGTGACCGTCAACGTCCCCCTCGACTGGGACGCCCTGATCGCGTCGCTCGCCCCCCGCGGCCGCCTGCACGTCGTCGGCGCGGTGCTGGAGCCGATCCCGGTCGCCGCCTTCCCCATCATCATGGGCCAGAAGAGCGTCTCCGGCTCCCCCACCGGCTCCCCCGTCGCGATGGAAACGATGCTCGATTTCGCCGCGCGCCACAGCATCACGCCGCAGACCGAGCACATGCCGATGAGCCGCATCAACGAAGCCTTCGAACGGCTCCAGGCCGGCAAGGCCCGCTACCGCATCGTCCTCGATGCGGACTTCTAG